A DNA window from Linepithema humile isolate Giens D197 chromosome 6, Lhum_UNIL_v1.0, whole genome shotgun sequence contains the following coding sequences:
- the Sec24AB gene encoding protein transport protein Sec24A isoform X2, giving the protein MSQSSGYQYPLYAESNNPLKNDTSPIVNGQNFASQQNGMQSPQFNLTGTPSSQSSRDPSRETSRDPSPTQYLNNQYRPQLLRSPMPPLCQGSDILPPSLRTSQTCSPISSFGIYNQYATSTHQNVTVSTSSAAFVSQPSQPNQEIQHRPVIPPNQMPPLAQNLTSESLSLMSADAVKPELAKVNQSYQWATNPLPANIPQSIIGVPGVSSGTDKPSQVSADQAVGGQMFSARINKTSVHDQGHPATLFSSNVSLPPSNVTQQSNQNSSHVQQDPVISNVQIPGARNIQAQSAIGPSENLSSSQLKYGSQQNIFSAPSILNSSAQNLFANSQSQHVDPQSSHDYCSQPLKPQQNLLTGYMDPTGLGNIPQSQSVHQNLAIQRKYPQQDTASTTVLPPRTIGLPLGVNQLHSARSPPSGMPPLPGHQMHDARLQYSGPMTNVPLDSLNRRYPNTYPDQLNQLNNQMSNLNVTQTGYNKLWGTESVDLLQCRNILPSEKVGPTKIKLQQEFLDSVNCNPEIFRCTLTKVPESNSLLQKSRLPFGVLIHPFKDLNHLAVIQCNTIVRCRACRTYINPFVYFVDSRRWKCNLCFRLNELPEEFQFDPVTKSYGDPSRRPEVRTGTIEFIAPSEYMVRPPQPAVYLFVMDVSRLAVESGYLQIVCNTIIDELSRLPGDSRTQIGFLAVDSALHFFSMPDNVSQPHEMIMLDIDDVFLPCPENLIVNLKEREGLVRDLLAQLPVKFCGTNDTSSALGAGLQAAFKLLSATGGRVTVFQTCLPNLGPGVLQPREDPNTRANKDVPHLNPATDFYKRFALDCSGQQIAIDLFLLNSQYCDLATLSCMSKFTGGCIYHLPLFRASKSQNAETLERLLRRYLTRKIGFEAVMRLRCTRGLSIHAFHGSFFVRSTDLLCLPNINPDAGFGMQISIDENLCNVQNVCFQASLLYTSSKGERRIRVHTLCLPVVASLSDVLHSADQQCIVGLLSKMAVDRSLQASLSDARDALINVAIDVLSAYRLAQSSGIGGLIAPGSLKLLPLYIIALLKSVAFRSGTSTRLDDRVFAMFQLKTLPLAQMIQMIYPDLYPIHALDDRNSKDIDGKVCPQPPRLHLSAEKLDTRGAFLMDAGDKIFIYVGKSINPIFCSNVLGVSAFVSIPEEMHELPELDTMENERLRNFVFSLQEEKPYYVPIQIIRTSAAKRKYFMVMKQRTLAILLSASNKVNKGIVTTRKKLSYIINRTCH; this is encoded by the exons atgtcacAATCTAGTGGTTATCAGTATCCACTATATGCAGAATCTAACAATCCCTTGAAGAATGACACATCACCTATAGTAAATGGTCAAAATTTTGCATCTCAACAAAATGGTATGCAGTCCCCTCAGTTCAATCTGACTG GTACACCATCGTCACAATCGTCGCGGGATCCCTCCAGGGAAACTTCCAGAGATCCTTCACCAACTCAATATCTCAATAACCAATATCGGCCTCAGTTGCTTCGATCGCCAATGCCGCCACTATGTCAGGGCTCAGATATATTACCTCCGTCGCTTAGAACATCACAGACGTGTAGTCCCATAAGTTCCTTTGGTATCTACAACCAATATGCTACTAGTACTCATCAAAACGTCACAGTTAGTACATCATCAGCTGCTTTTGTATCCCAACCTAGCCAACCTAATCAAGAAATTCAGCATAGACCCGTGATTCCTCCAAATCAGATGCCTCCATTAGCCCAAAATCTGACATCAGAATCCCTATCATTAATGTCTGCGGATGCTGTTAAACCGGAGCTTGCCAAAGTGAACCAAAGTTATCAGTGGGCGACCAATCCTCTGCCCGCAAATATTCCACAGAGTATTATAGGCGTTCCTGGAGTGTCCAGTGGTACCGATAAGCCTAGTCAAGTCTCTGCAGATCAAGCTGTGGGAGGTCAAATGTTTTCTGCTAGAATAAACAAGACCTCCGTACATGATCAAGGACATCCTGCTACTCTATTTTCATCCAACGTTAGTCTACCTCCTTCGAACGTCACACAGCAATCGAATCAGAATAGTAGTCACGTGCAGCAAGATCCAGTGATTTCCAACGTGCAAATTCCAGGGGCCCGAAATATTCAAGCGCAATCGGCAATCGGGCCTTCTGAAAATTTAAGCAGCTCTCAACTCAAGTATGGAAGTCAACAAAACATATTCAGTGCACCGTCAATACTGAATTCTAGTGCGCAAAACTTATTCGCTAATTCGCAAAGCCAGCACGTAGATCCACAGAGCTCGCACGATTATTGTTCTCAGCCTCTGAAGCCTCAGCAAAATTTACTTACCGGTTACATGGACCCTACGGGGCTGGGAAATATTCCCCAAAGTCAAAGTGTACATCAAAATTTAGCAATCCAGCGGAAATATCCACAACAAGACACTGCCAGTACCACGGTGCTACCTCCAAGAACCATTGGACTGCCTTTGGGAGTCAATCAATTGCACAGCGCGAGGTCGCCGCCATCAGGGATGCCGCCTCTTCCGGGACATCAGATG caCGATGCTCGTTTACAATATTCCGGCCCGATGACAAACGTCCCGTTAGACTCGTTAAATAGAAGATATCCCAATACGTATCCTGATCAATTGAATCAATTGAATAATCAGATGAGTAATCTGAACGTCACGCAAACtggatataataaattatgg GGAACGGAATCGGTAGATCTTCTACAGTGTAGAAATATACTGCCGTCTGAAAAGGTCGGACCAACAAAGATCAAGTTACAGCAGGAATTTCTGGATAGTGTAAATTGTAATCCTGA GATATTCAGGTGTACGTTGACAAAAGTACCAGAATCGAATTCGCTTCTACAAAAGTCGAGATTACCGTTCGGTGTACTGATACATCCCTTTAAGGACTTAAAC CACTTGGCGGTAATTCAATGCAACACGATCGTGCGTTGTCGAGCTTGCAGAACGTATATCAACCCGTTTGTATACTTTGTTGACTCGAGGAGATGGAAGTGCAATCTTTGTTTCAGGCTGAACGAAC TTCCTGAGGAATTTCAATTTGATCCAGTGACGAAATCATATGGCGATCCATCGCGACGACCAGAGGTTAGAACTGGCACGATAGAATTTATTGCGCCAAGCGAATACATG GTTCGTCCACCTCAACCTGCCGTCTATCTTTTCGTCATGGATGTTTCTCGTCTCGCAGTGGAGAGTGGCTATCTACAAATCGTTTGCAATACCATTATCGATGAACTGTCGCGTCTTCCCGGTGACAGTCGCACTCAAATTGGTTTTCTCGCTGTCGACTCCGCCTTGCACTTTTTTAGCATGCCTGATAATGTCTCGCAACCACATGAGATGATTATGTTGGACATCGACGATGTATTTCTGCCATGTCCGgagaatttgattgtaaatcTAAAGGAGCGCGAGGGTCTCGTGCGCGATTTGCTCGCTCAGCTACCCGTCAAGTTCTGCGGCACTAATGACACTAGCAGCGCACTTGGCGCCGGTCTCCAAGCCGCCTTCAAGCTTCTCTCCGCCACCGGAGGACGCGTTACCGTTTTTCAGACGTGTTTGCCTAATCTTGGACCGGGAGTCTTGCAGCCGAGAGAGGACCCCAACACCCGAGCGAACAAGGATGTGCCGCATCTCAATCCTGCGACGGATTTTTACAAGAGATTCGCTCTGGACTGTAGTGGACAGCAGATCGCGATTGATCTGTTCTTGTTGAACAGTCAGTACTGTGATCTGGCGACTTTAT cATGTATGTCAAAGTTTACTGGTGGCTGCATTTACCATCTGCCACTGTTTCGAGCATCGAAATCGCAAAACGCTGAGACATTGGAAAGACTGCTCCGCCGTTACTTGACTAGGAAAATTGGATTCGAAGCGGTAATGCGGCTTCGTTGTACTCGTGGTCTCAGCATCCATGCCTTCCACGGCAGTTTCTTTGTTCGCTCGACCGATCTTCTCTGCTTACCGAACATCAATCCGGACGCTGGCTTCGGTATGCAAATATCCATCGACGAGAATCTGTGTAATGTGCAGAATGTGTGCTTTCAAGCATCTCTTCTCTATACTTCGAGCAAAG GTGAGCGAAGGATCAGAGTACACACCCTGTGCCTGCCAGTTGTGGCGAGTCTATCGGATGTTCTGCATTCCGCGGATCAGCAATGCATAGTGGGCTTGTTATCAAAAATGG CTGTCGACCGCTCGCTTCAAGCGTCTTTATCGGATGCTAGAGACGCTCTGATAAACGTTGCCATAGATGTCTTATCCGCGTATAGATTGGCACAATCTTCCGGTATCGGAGGACTCATTGCTCCAGGGAGTTTAAAATTGTTGCCATTATATATCATCGCATTGTTGAAGAGC GTAGCGTTTAGATCTGGTACAAGCACGCGCTTGGACGATCGCGTGTTCGCTATGTTTCAACTTAAGACATTACCATTGGCGCAGATGATACAGATGATTTATCCTGATTTGTATCCTATACATGCGCTTGACGATCGCAACTCGAAAGACATCGACGGTAAGGTCTGTCCGCAGCCGCCGCGGCTTCATTTATCTGCGGAGAAACTCGATACACGTGGCGCTTTCTTAATGGATGCTGGCgacaaaattttcatttatgtcGGCAAAAGCATCAATCCAATTTTCTGTTCTAATGTACTCGGAGTTTCGGCGTTTGTATCTATTCCGGAGGAAATG CACGAATTACCGGAATTGGACACGATGGAAAACGAAcgattgcgaaattttgtattcAGTTTGCAAGAAGAAAAGCCGTACTATGTACCTATACAAATTATCAG GACGAGTGCCGCcaaacgaaaatatttcatgGTGATGAAGCAACGCACTCtcgcaattttattatccGCGAGCAATAAAGTGAACAAAGGGATAGTAACAACtcgtaaaaagttatcttatataattaatcgcACATGTCACTAA
- the Sec24AB gene encoding protein transport protein Sec24A isoform X1 codes for MSQSSGYQYPLYAESNNPLKNDTSPIVNGQNFASQQNGMQSPQFNLTGTPSSQSSRDPSRETSRDPSPTQYLNNQYRPQLLRSPMPPLCQGSDILPPSLRTSQTCSPISSFGIYNQYATSTHQNVTVSTSSAAFVSQPSQPNQEIQHRPVIPPNQMPPLAQNLTSESLSLMSADAVKPELAKVNQSYQWATNPLPANIPQSIIGVPGVSSGTDKPSQVSADQAVGGQMFSARINKTSVHDQGHPATLFSSNVSLPPSNVTQQSNQNSSHVQQDPVISNVQIPGARNIQAQSAIGPSENLSSSQLKYGSQQNIFSAPSILNSSAQNLFANSQSQHVDPQSSHDYCSQPLKPQQNLLTGYMDPTGLGNIPQSQSVHQNLAIQRKYPQQDTASTTVLPPRTIGLPLGVNQLHSARSPPSGMPPLPGHQMHDARLQYSGPMTNVPLDSLNRRYPNTYPDQLNQLNNQMSNLNVTQTGYNKLWGTESVDLLQCRNILPSEKVGPTKIKLQQEFLDSVNCNPEIFRCTLTKVPESNSLLQKSRLPFGVLIHPFKDLNQHLAVIQCNTIVRCRACRTYINPFVYFVDSRRWKCNLCFRLNELPEEFQFDPVTKSYGDPSRRPEVRTGTIEFIAPSEYMVRPPQPAVYLFVMDVSRLAVESGYLQIVCNTIIDELSRLPGDSRTQIGFLAVDSALHFFSMPDNVSQPHEMIMLDIDDVFLPCPENLIVNLKEREGLVRDLLAQLPVKFCGTNDTSSALGAGLQAAFKLLSATGGRVTVFQTCLPNLGPGVLQPREDPNTRANKDVPHLNPATDFYKRFALDCSGQQIAIDLFLLNSQYCDLATLSCMSKFTGGCIYHLPLFRASKSQNAETLERLLRRYLTRKIGFEAVMRLRCTRGLSIHAFHGSFFVRSTDLLCLPNINPDAGFGMQISIDENLCNVQNVCFQASLLYTSSKGERRIRVHTLCLPVVASLSDVLHSADQQCIVGLLSKMAVDRSLQASLSDARDALINVAIDVLSAYRLAQSSGIGGLIAPGSLKLLPLYIIALLKSVAFRSGTSTRLDDRVFAMFQLKTLPLAQMIQMIYPDLYPIHALDDRNSKDIDGKVCPQPPRLHLSAEKLDTRGAFLMDAGDKIFIYVGKSINPIFCSNVLGVSAFVSIPEEMHELPELDTMENERLRNFVFSLQEEKPYYVPIQIIRTSAAKRKYFMVMKQRTLAILLSASNKVNKGIVTTRKKLSYIINRTCH; via the exons atgtcacAATCTAGTGGTTATCAGTATCCACTATATGCAGAATCTAACAATCCCTTGAAGAATGACACATCACCTATAGTAAATGGTCAAAATTTTGCATCTCAACAAAATGGTATGCAGTCCCCTCAGTTCAATCTGACTG GTACACCATCGTCACAATCGTCGCGGGATCCCTCCAGGGAAACTTCCAGAGATCCTTCACCAACTCAATATCTCAATAACCAATATCGGCCTCAGTTGCTTCGATCGCCAATGCCGCCACTATGTCAGGGCTCAGATATATTACCTCCGTCGCTTAGAACATCACAGACGTGTAGTCCCATAAGTTCCTTTGGTATCTACAACCAATATGCTACTAGTACTCATCAAAACGTCACAGTTAGTACATCATCAGCTGCTTTTGTATCCCAACCTAGCCAACCTAATCAAGAAATTCAGCATAGACCCGTGATTCCTCCAAATCAGATGCCTCCATTAGCCCAAAATCTGACATCAGAATCCCTATCATTAATGTCTGCGGATGCTGTTAAACCGGAGCTTGCCAAAGTGAACCAAAGTTATCAGTGGGCGACCAATCCTCTGCCCGCAAATATTCCACAGAGTATTATAGGCGTTCCTGGAGTGTCCAGTGGTACCGATAAGCCTAGTCAAGTCTCTGCAGATCAAGCTGTGGGAGGTCAAATGTTTTCTGCTAGAATAAACAAGACCTCCGTACATGATCAAGGACATCCTGCTACTCTATTTTCATCCAACGTTAGTCTACCTCCTTCGAACGTCACACAGCAATCGAATCAGAATAGTAGTCACGTGCAGCAAGATCCAGTGATTTCCAACGTGCAAATTCCAGGGGCCCGAAATATTCAAGCGCAATCGGCAATCGGGCCTTCTGAAAATTTAAGCAGCTCTCAACTCAAGTATGGAAGTCAACAAAACATATTCAGTGCACCGTCAATACTGAATTCTAGTGCGCAAAACTTATTCGCTAATTCGCAAAGCCAGCACGTAGATCCACAGAGCTCGCACGATTATTGTTCTCAGCCTCTGAAGCCTCAGCAAAATTTACTTACCGGTTACATGGACCCTACGGGGCTGGGAAATATTCCCCAAAGTCAAAGTGTACATCAAAATTTAGCAATCCAGCGGAAATATCCACAACAAGACACTGCCAGTACCACGGTGCTACCTCCAAGAACCATTGGACTGCCTTTGGGAGTCAATCAATTGCACAGCGCGAGGTCGCCGCCATCAGGGATGCCGCCTCTTCCGGGACATCAGATG caCGATGCTCGTTTACAATATTCCGGCCCGATGACAAACGTCCCGTTAGACTCGTTAAATAGAAGATATCCCAATACGTATCCTGATCAATTGAATCAATTGAATAATCAGATGAGTAATCTGAACGTCACGCAAACtggatataataaattatgg GGAACGGAATCGGTAGATCTTCTACAGTGTAGAAATATACTGCCGTCTGAAAAGGTCGGACCAACAAAGATCAAGTTACAGCAGGAATTTCTGGATAGTGTAAATTGTAATCCTGA GATATTCAGGTGTACGTTGACAAAAGTACCAGAATCGAATTCGCTTCTACAAAAGTCGAGATTACCGTTCGGTGTACTGATACATCCCTTTAAGGACTTAAAC CAGCACTTGGCGGTAATTCAATGCAACACGATCGTGCGTTGTCGAGCTTGCAGAACGTATATCAACCCGTTTGTATACTTTGTTGACTCGAGGAGATGGAAGTGCAATCTTTGTTTCAGGCTGAACGAAC TTCCTGAGGAATTTCAATTTGATCCAGTGACGAAATCATATGGCGATCCATCGCGACGACCAGAGGTTAGAACTGGCACGATAGAATTTATTGCGCCAAGCGAATACATG GTTCGTCCACCTCAACCTGCCGTCTATCTTTTCGTCATGGATGTTTCTCGTCTCGCAGTGGAGAGTGGCTATCTACAAATCGTTTGCAATACCATTATCGATGAACTGTCGCGTCTTCCCGGTGACAGTCGCACTCAAATTGGTTTTCTCGCTGTCGACTCCGCCTTGCACTTTTTTAGCATGCCTGATAATGTCTCGCAACCACATGAGATGATTATGTTGGACATCGACGATGTATTTCTGCCATGTCCGgagaatttgattgtaaatcTAAAGGAGCGCGAGGGTCTCGTGCGCGATTTGCTCGCTCAGCTACCCGTCAAGTTCTGCGGCACTAATGACACTAGCAGCGCACTTGGCGCCGGTCTCCAAGCCGCCTTCAAGCTTCTCTCCGCCACCGGAGGACGCGTTACCGTTTTTCAGACGTGTTTGCCTAATCTTGGACCGGGAGTCTTGCAGCCGAGAGAGGACCCCAACACCCGAGCGAACAAGGATGTGCCGCATCTCAATCCTGCGACGGATTTTTACAAGAGATTCGCTCTGGACTGTAGTGGACAGCAGATCGCGATTGATCTGTTCTTGTTGAACAGTCAGTACTGTGATCTGGCGACTTTAT cATGTATGTCAAAGTTTACTGGTGGCTGCATTTACCATCTGCCACTGTTTCGAGCATCGAAATCGCAAAACGCTGAGACATTGGAAAGACTGCTCCGCCGTTACTTGACTAGGAAAATTGGATTCGAAGCGGTAATGCGGCTTCGTTGTACTCGTGGTCTCAGCATCCATGCCTTCCACGGCAGTTTCTTTGTTCGCTCGACCGATCTTCTCTGCTTACCGAACATCAATCCGGACGCTGGCTTCGGTATGCAAATATCCATCGACGAGAATCTGTGTAATGTGCAGAATGTGTGCTTTCAAGCATCTCTTCTCTATACTTCGAGCAAAG GTGAGCGAAGGATCAGAGTACACACCCTGTGCCTGCCAGTTGTGGCGAGTCTATCGGATGTTCTGCATTCCGCGGATCAGCAATGCATAGTGGGCTTGTTATCAAAAATGG CTGTCGACCGCTCGCTTCAAGCGTCTTTATCGGATGCTAGAGACGCTCTGATAAACGTTGCCATAGATGTCTTATCCGCGTATAGATTGGCACAATCTTCCGGTATCGGAGGACTCATTGCTCCAGGGAGTTTAAAATTGTTGCCATTATATATCATCGCATTGTTGAAGAGC GTAGCGTTTAGATCTGGTACAAGCACGCGCTTGGACGATCGCGTGTTCGCTATGTTTCAACTTAAGACATTACCATTGGCGCAGATGATACAGATGATTTATCCTGATTTGTATCCTATACATGCGCTTGACGATCGCAACTCGAAAGACATCGACGGTAAGGTCTGTCCGCAGCCGCCGCGGCTTCATTTATCTGCGGAGAAACTCGATACACGTGGCGCTTTCTTAATGGATGCTGGCgacaaaattttcatttatgtcGGCAAAAGCATCAATCCAATTTTCTGTTCTAATGTACTCGGAGTTTCGGCGTTTGTATCTATTCCGGAGGAAATG CACGAATTACCGGAATTGGACACGATGGAAAACGAAcgattgcgaaattttgtattcAGTTTGCAAGAAGAAAAGCCGTACTATGTACCTATACAAATTATCAG GACGAGTGCCGCcaaacgaaaatatttcatgGTGATGAAGCAACGCACTCtcgcaattttattatccGCGAGCAATAAAGTGAACAAAGGGATAGTAACAACtcgtaaaaagttatcttatataattaatcgcACATGTCACTAA
- the Sec24AB gene encoding protein transport protein Sec24A isoform X4 — protein sequence MSQSSGYQYPLYAESNNPLKNDTSPIVNGQNFASQQNGMQSPQFNLTGTPSSQSSRDPSRETSRDPSPTQYLNNQYRPQLLRSPMPPLCQGSDILPPSLRTSQTCSPISSFGIYNQYATSTHQNVTVSTSSAAFVSQPSQPNQEIQHRPVIPPNQMPPLAQNLTSESLSLMSADAVKPELAKVNQSYQWATNPLPANIPQSIIGVPGVSSGTDKPSQVSADQAVGGQMFSARINKTSVHDQGHPATLFSSNVSLPPSNVTQQSNQNSSHVQQDPVISNVQIPGARNIQAQSAIGPSENLSSSQLKYGSQQNIFSAPSILNSSAQNLFANSQSQHVDPQSSHDYCSQPLKPQQNLLTGYMDPTGLGNIPQSQSVHQNLAIQRKYPQQDTASTTVLPPRTIGLPLGVNQLHSARSPPSGMPPLPGHQMHDARLQYSGPMTNVPLDSLNRRYPNTYPDQLNQLNNQMSNLNVTQTGYNKLWGTESVDLLQCRNILPSEKVGPTKIKLQQEFLDSVNCNPEIFRCTLTKVPESNSLLQKSRLPFGVLIHPFKDLNHLAVIQCNTIVRCRACRTYINPFVYFVDSRRWKCNLCFRLNELPEEFQFDPVTKSYGDPSRRPEVRTGTIEFIAPSEYMVRPPQPAVYLFVMDVSRLAVESGYLQIVCNTIIDELSRLPGDSRTQIGFLAVDSALHFFSMPDNVSQPHEMIMLDIDDVFLPCPENLIVNLKEREGLVRDLLAQLPVKFCGTNDTSSALGAGLQAAFKLLSATGGRVTVFQTCLPNLGPGVLQPREDPNTRANKDVPHLNPATDFYKRFALDCSGQQIAIDLFLLNSQYCDLATLSCMSKFTGGCIYHLPLFRASKSQNAETLERLLRRYLTRKIGFEAVMRLRCTRGLSIHAFHGSFFVRSTDLLCLPNINPDAGFGMQISIDENLCNVQNVCFQASLLYTSSKGERRIRVHTLCLPVVASLSDVLHSADQQCIVGLLSKMAVDRSLQASLSDARDALINVAIDVLSAYRLAQSSGIGGLIAPGSLKLLPLYIIALLKSVAFRSGTSTRLDDRVFAMFQLKTLPLAQMIQMIYPDLYPIHALDDRNSKDIDGKVCPQPPRLHLSAEKLDTRGAFLMDAGDKIFIYVGKSINPIFCSNVLGVSAFVSIPEEMHELPELDTMENERLRNFVFSLQEEKPYYVPIQIIRDDSHFRTLFVERLIEDRFESALSYYEFLQHLKTQVKE from the exons atgtcacAATCTAGTGGTTATCAGTATCCACTATATGCAGAATCTAACAATCCCTTGAAGAATGACACATCACCTATAGTAAATGGTCAAAATTTTGCATCTCAACAAAATGGTATGCAGTCCCCTCAGTTCAATCTGACTG GTACACCATCGTCACAATCGTCGCGGGATCCCTCCAGGGAAACTTCCAGAGATCCTTCACCAACTCAATATCTCAATAACCAATATCGGCCTCAGTTGCTTCGATCGCCAATGCCGCCACTATGTCAGGGCTCAGATATATTACCTCCGTCGCTTAGAACATCACAGACGTGTAGTCCCATAAGTTCCTTTGGTATCTACAACCAATATGCTACTAGTACTCATCAAAACGTCACAGTTAGTACATCATCAGCTGCTTTTGTATCCCAACCTAGCCAACCTAATCAAGAAATTCAGCATAGACCCGTGATTCCTCCAAATCAGATGCCTCCATTAGCCCAAAATCTGACATCAGAATCCCTATCATTAATGTCTGCGGATGCTGTTAAACCGGAGCTTGCCAAAGTGAACCAAAGTTATCAGTGGGCGACCAATCCTCTGCCCGCAAATATTCCACAGAGTATTATAGGCGTTCCTGGAGTGTCCAGTGGTACCGATAAGCCTAGTCAAGTCTCTGCAGATCAAGCTGTGGGAGGTCAAATGTTTTCTGCTAGAATAAACAAGACCTCCGTACATGATCAAGGACATCCTGCTACTCTATTTTCATCCAACGTTAGTCTACCTCCTTCGAACGTCACACAGCAATCGAATCAGAATAGTAGTCACGTGCAGCAAGATCCAGTGATTTCCAACGTGCAAATTCCAGGGGCCCGAAATATTCAAGCGCAATCGGCAATCGGGCCTTCTGAAAATTTAAGCAGCTCTCAACTCAAGTATGGAAGTCAACAAAACATATTCAGTGCACCGTCAATACTGAATTCTAGTGCGCAAAACTTATTCGCTAATTCGCAAAGCCAGCACGTAGATCCACAGAGCTCGCACGATTATTGTTCTCAGCCTCTGAAGCCTCAGCAAAATTTACTTACCGGTTACATGGACCCTACGGGGCTGGGAAATATTCCCCAAAGTCAAAGTGTACATCAAAATTTAGCAATCCAGCGGAAATATCCACAACAAGACACTGCCAGTACCACGGTGCTACCTCCAAGAACCATTGGACTGCCTTTGGGAGTCAATCAATTGCACAGCGCGAGGTCGCCGCCATCAGGGATGCCGCCTCTTCCGGGACATCAGATG caCGATGCTCGTTTACAATATTCCGGCCCGATGACAAACGTCCCGTTAGACTCGTTAAATAGAAGATATCCCAATACGTATCCTGATCAATTGAATCAATTGAATAATCAGATGAGTAATCTGAACGTCACGCAAACtggatataataaattatgg GGAACGGAATCGGTAGATCTTCTACAGTGTAGAAATATACTGCCGTCTGAAAAGGTCGGACCAACAAAGATCAAGTTACAGCAGGAATTTCTGGATAGTGTAAATTGTAATCCTGA GATATTCAGGTGTACGTTGACAAAAGTACCAGAATCGAATTCGCTTCTACAAAAGTCGAGATTACCGTTCGGTGTACTGATACATCCCTTTAAGGACTTAAAC CACTTGGCGGTAATTCAATGCAACACGATCGTGCGTTGTCGAGCTTGCAGAACGTATATCAACCCGTTTGTATACTTTGTTGACTCGAGGAGATGGAAGTGCAATCTTTGTTTCAGGCTGAACGAAC TTCCTGAGGAATTTCAATTTGATCCAGTGACGAAATCATATGGCGATCCATCGCGACGACCAGAGGTTAGAACTGGCACGATAGAATTTATTGCGCCAAGCGAATACATG GTTCGTCCACCTCAACCTGCCGTCTATCTTTTCGTCATGGATGTTTCTCGTCTCGCAGTGGAGAGTGGCTATCTACAAATCGTTTGCAATACCATTATCGATGAACTGTCGCGTCTTCCCGGTGACAGTCGCACTCAAATTGGTTTTCTCGCTGTCGACTCCGCCTTGCACTTTTTTAGCATGCCTGATAATGTCTCGCAACCACATGAGATGATTATGTTGGACATCGACGATGTATTTCTGCCATGTCCGgagaatttgattgtaaatcTAAAGGAGCGCGAGGGTCTCGTGCGCGATTTGCTCGCTCAGCTACCCGTCAAGTTCTGCGGCACTAATGACACTAGCAGCGCACTTGGCGCCGGTCTCCAAGCCGCCTTCAAGCTTCTCTCCGCCACCGGAGGACGCGTTACCGTTTTTCAGACGTGTTTGCCTAATCTTGGACCGGGAGTCTTGCAGCCGAGAGAGGACCCCAACACCCGAGCGAACAAGGATGTGCCGCATCTCAATCCTGCGACGGATTTTTACAAGAGATTCGCTCTGGACTGTAGTGGACAGCAGATCGCGATTGATCTGTTCTTGTTGAACAGTCAGTACTGTGATCTGGCGACTTTAT cATGTATGTCAAAGTTTACTGGTGGCTGCATTTACCATCTGCCACTGTTTCGAGCATCGAAATCGCAAAACGCTGAGACATTGGAAAGACTGCTCCGCCGTTACTTGACTAGGAAAATTGGATTCGAAGCGGTAATGCGGCTTCGTTGTACTCGTGGTCTCAGCATCCATGCCTTCCACGGCAGTTTCTTTGTTCGCTCGACCGATCTTCTCTGCTTACCGAACATCAATCCGGACGCTGGCTTCGGTATGCAAATATCCATCGACGAGAATCTGTGTAATGTGCAGAATGTGTGCTTTCAAGCATCTCTTCTCTATACTTCGAGCAAAG GTGAGCGAAGGATCAGAGTACACACCCTGTGCCTGCCAGTTGTGGCGAGTCTATCGGATGTTCTGCATTCCGCGGATCAGCAATGCATAGTGGGCTTGTTATCAAAAATGG CTGTCGACCGCTCGCTTCAAGCGTCTTTATCGGATGCTAGAGACGCTCTGATAAACGTTGCCATAGATGTCTTATCCGCGTATAGATTGGCACAATCTTCCGGTATCGGAGGACTCATTGCTCCAGGGAGTTTAAAATTGTTGCCATTATATATCATCGCATTGTTGAAGAGC GTAGCGTTTAGATCTGGTACAAGCACGCGCTTGGACGATCGCGTGTTCGCTATGTTTCAACTTAAGACATTACCATTGGCGCAGATGATACAGATGATTTATCCTGATTTGTATCCTATACATGCGCTTGACGATCGCAACTCGAAAGACATCGACGGTAAGGTCTGTCCGCAGCCGCCGCGGCTTCATTTATCTGCGGAGAAACTCGATACACGTGGCGCTTTCTTAATGGATGCTGGCgacaaaattttcatttatgtcGGCAAAAGCATCAATCCAATTTTCTGTTCTAATGTACTCGGAGTTTCGGCGTTTGTATCTATTCCGGAGGAAATG CACGAATTACCGGAATTGGACACGATGGAAAACGAAcgattgcgaaattttgtattcAGTTTGCAAGAAGAAAAGCCGTACTATGTACCTATACAAATTATCAG GGATGACAGCCACTTTAGGACATTATTCGTCGAGCGATTGATAGAAGACCGATTCGAATCTGCTCTCAGTTATTACGAATTCTTGCAGCATCTGAAGACACAAGTGAAGGAGTGA